From Periophthalmus magnuspinnatus isolate fPerMag1 chromosome 6, fPerMag1.2.pri, whole genome shotgun sequence:
TCCATAATGGCAAAGCAAGCcagtttttaaacatttaaatagttTGTAGTCTTATGGGGCAAATGTATTCACTGGTATCCTTCCTGGTAGTCCCCGTTACCATAGTGCTCTTCCTCCTGTTGCATTGTAGCTCCCCTCTTCTTTTTCCAGCCCTCCCTGCGTCCAGAGGAATTGTCCGCAGTACCGTAGCTCTTTTTAGCAGCCACAGAATTCTCACTGTTAAGTTCGGCCTCCTCTGCTAGTTCGTCATCGTCCATAATGCCTAGTTTATCCTCGCTGGTGTTTTCGGGGTCGGCCcattcctgctcctctcccgaAGCAAAGATGGCGTAGAAGATGACACCGGAGTAATGCACCATGGACGCGATGACAAAGACGTTCTGCCACTCCAGGCGGGTCTGTGGGGGTAGAGACATTCATTggatatgctttttttttttttttttacatcttagGGCTGTGCAATCAGTCAAATTTGAGATTCATTCTTTTTAAATCATCGGTGacatggtttggagcagagttcagagttTGATGGaattacattgacttttttttgttaaatggcactgattgAAGGTCTGTCTTGTTTATATTCAGGAAACTAATATTgatagtcatttttatttatgtttaataagacaaaatcagTGTTTTCTCATAATGCCCAGCCCTGTACAGTAGTATAATATATAAGGCTGTTCTCACTTGCTCTTACACAGATCACATCAAAACTGGACCCAGACTAAGCcacggccaaaaaaaaaatggattaaaccaagtctaccTCACAATTAAACTACGATAAAACTTggtatattacaacaaaaatttgcattttaacattattcCTCATCCCCCATCTCCATTGAATACTATAGACCTATAGagtgaaatgcaaaaaaaaaatatatatacttttaaatGAACAGTAAGTTTATGATCTGGGACACAGCAATATAACTAAATCAGAAAAGGTGGGAATGTTGGGCTAGGAGTTAACCTTGTGTTTCGTCAGGGCTCCAACAATGAGAGGACACACCATCCCAGACAGAGTTCCCACTCCATTGGAAATGCCCATCAGGATGCTGGCGTAGCGAGGAGCGATATCCAAGTGATTGACATTGAAACCTAAAAGCAAGTGTGAAAGAATAAAACACCTCATAGTGATAATATGCTACTActttttactactattacttactTAATAATTAATTCATTAGTTAGTAATAGAGTCATTCAATTTTAATCAGTTAAGGGTCAAGCTGTAACATGCGCTCCATGATCCTACTGTTTTTAATCAACATTGTATTCTCAAGTGAACCTGGGATATTATTTGTCTGTCATGTACTGAAGACTGAGAAGAGTCTATGCCAAACTAGTTTCAGTCAAACTCAAGTTGTAAGGAGTAAGGAGCTCATTCTGCATTCTACTTGGAACCAAAAACTccttgtatatatatatatatatatatatatatatatatatatatatatatatatatatatatatatatatatatatatatatatatatatatatatatatatatatatatatatatatatatatatatatatatatatatatatagatatagatagatagatagatagatagatagatatatagatagatatatacatAGATATatacatagatagatatatagatatatataaatTTTACATCATGGAAAATGTCTTTGTAATCGTGCACAAAATTTACATAAAATCTATTAGTGAAAACAATCCATATTTGATTTGACATGTTCTTGAAAAAAGATATAGATCCGCTGCATTTTCACTTAACTTTGAATAGTCCTACAAAACGTTTAACTGCATATTGAACTAAATGAATAGAGCTTGAAGATAACCATGCCCACCTGAGATGGCAAATCCACTGAATCCCACAGCGAGCACCAGGAAGGAGATGGCAACAGCTCGAGTGTGAGAGAAgcccaccaccagcagcagagTGGCCTCCATCCCAAAACCTAGAACAAGTACAGGAATGAAGGAATCTCAGCATTAAACAAggcatattatgttttttccaGGCATTTGGTATTTTTGTATAACACATATGGATATACAAGACTTTTTTAACCCTGCGCTGTAAGAATTATTTTTTGCAAGTAAGTTCAGAAAAGGGGGAGGGGATAGGTGTTAGGTGTTTTCTGAGCCATGCAGGATAATATAGTATCACTCAAACTTGCATAAACCAAAATCCAACTTTAATGATAAGAGAAAacctttatatattttaaagctgtacagtggtccctcgtttattgcagcgataggcaaaatccgtgaagtagtagcagctttattttttttacaattattctatatgttttgcagttgtaaaactcctcacagaCCTGTTTTCGGGCACAAACATTtgtttaagaaataaaaatattaacgttttcctatactgtaaataaaaataatagcttTAAGAAAtactgtcggtgcagaacgtttcatccacattgtgggttttgtcgggggagaaaacttgcaatcatacagcacttcagagtcacactgcgatccaacatttatgtaaatttgtctgaacacattctgtactgtacaggagacacgacacggaggagactgatggacaatcatctacagtcccttagccaatcaggactcagaACACAATGTATGCTCATAcggtgtaaaaaaaagtttgcaaaattgcacacaaaaaatccgtgaaacagcgagaccacgaaaggtgaacaaGAGACCACTATATTGTATTTTCCCCTTTAAGTTCAAAACTATTATAACTATTATTTATTCTACTGATATTTCTTATTATACTAGTAAAAGACCTACCTCCACAGTTCATGAGTTTTCGCACATTTGTAGTGGACATTATTTTATTGGTGCGTAAAAAGTCTGCCAGCTGTCCTCCAATAGGAACCACTATAGTCATCACCATGTGTGGCACAGCAGACAGGATCCCCACCTGCACAGACAACATTCACTTGTGTATATGCTTTGCCAAACAATTAAAGgttttacataatttattttctgaTACTAACCTTACTGATTGGGAAGCCAAAGACCTCTTCAAAATATGCAGGTTGGCTAATAAGAAGCAGGTAGAATGTCCAACTACGGCAGAAGTTGGCTACTATAATGGCATAGACAGGCATGGAGGTGAAGAAGCGTCGCCAAGGAGTTTTAAATTTCTGCAGACAAGAATAATGAGCATGTAAGAttgataacaacaacaatacaattaaagctgcacaatgtaacttttctgatgaagcgTCTGCCGTCTAAATATCcctatgaagatgttattgcctgaaatattccacagtataacgTAAAACTTATTCATCTGCAACTGAATAAACactagatagatatgtttaatcctatactgtggaacattccaggcgaaacAATgtcatatccatggagacaagcatgtggctgACCTCCCagtcaaaaagttacatagtgccactTTAAATATAACACATGCATACCTCTGTTGCGCTCTGCTTACTGGTGCTTTCTCCAATAGCTGCTTCAATATAAAGTCTCTCTTCATCAGTGATGGTGGGGTGGGCAGCTGGGCTTCCGTAGGCCAATAACAACCACATGATGTACCAAATGAACCCGAATACACCTGTTAAATACAACATTTATAGTGTTTAAGAGCATTTGACAGACCAATATATTTTcctaattattatattatattatatatggtaaatggtcacatttttatccagcacttttccaccttcaaggcactcaaagcgctttacaacaaggaaccactcacccattcacacccaCATTCAtccaccagtgtacgcagacaccgagggcgaggtgggttaaatgtcttgcccaaggacacaacaacagcattcaacagtgtgagctagaatcacacggccaacctatggatcagtggatctgaccgctcaaccaatgatgcttATGTCAAAAGCGCCAAcattcggatcagtggacaaacactctaccaactgagctactgtcactgaGCTACAGGTATTCCAGTCACTGTTATATGAAATAACAGTGACTGGAATAGCTCTATGTCCACAACTGTCATCAAGTCTATGATACAATCCAAATTGCAGGGGACAatttgcatttttctgacagtttaaatactgatttaacaaaataaagatgctGCCATTAAGTTTTATTTATCTAAGTATAATTATTATGTAATTTAGTAGTTTTGGCCTGGGTAACAGTTATAGAATTCCCTCTACATATGTGTCAGAATTCCTGTTTTTTCCACGTGTTCTCCTGTGCTGGTTTGCCCtctttctgtgtgtctgtgtgcctggagctgggcggggAATCTGGCACCACCCTCACTAATAGTTATCACCCACTACTCACCAGTCCACTGCCAATCAAGCTACAATCTCTGTAGTACAAAAGTACAAAGAGTCGGCCCCTTCATCCACACGGTGCCAGATCCAAAGTCTTACATATAATGACATTTACtgtgttttagagaaatgaggAGTGAAATCTGTCATTGCACTTTAAGTTGAAGGCATTTCATTACAAAGCACATTGGGTAGGCCTAATAAAACAGGATTAAGGAGCAGGTATGCagatttttcattattaaacaGAAGTGAATGAGACATGACTCACAGGGCCTAGACAGGAAAAAGGTCATTTACATCAATAAATCATGAGATAACATCACAGCAGAAGCAGAGTGCTATTTTATTAAAGCACATTTGGCAAAGTGCGATTTTTGGTTTAATCAAACACATGAGCTGCTCTGATAAGACCTCACTCTGGGAATATAGACAACCTGTGTTAAAGAGCTCAGCGTGACACTAAACCGACGGCAGGTACACGCAACACAGCATCCCACGTGgtctcattaaaggtgcactatgtaacttttttggtgcaaGGTTGCTACCTCCTTGTCTTTCTGATGTCTACTGTTTACATCAAGTCATTTTGTCTTATGTCATGATTTAAATGTTACTGCATTTACCTTCAAATTACATGGTCCTTGTTTCTACTTATGAGTAATACATTCCACTCCAAAAAACATGAATGGTTTCAACAGTATAGGACTTACCATAAACATAAAAGACAGAGGGCCAGCCGACATACTGCACAAGTACACCGGCCAGTGGCATTGCTATCACTGCTCCGGCATAGGACCCTGCAGAAGAACGcaacattaaacatttacacttaaaataaGCTATATTTGGCTGAAAAGTGcattatataacattttaactCAAACGTAATATCACCCTGAATTCcagcacattttttaaaatctcaCATTTTTGAATATGTATGTACCTTTTTTATTCTAGATTCTAATGTTTAATCACAAAAAGATGTTATTTTACCACTTTAGGTCTAGGTGAAACTTGATGCATTTTAACACTCACCACAGAAGGAAGTAGTGGCCAGTCGACTCCTTTCAAGAGGCGGAGCCCATTTGGACCACAGCCCATGGCATGCTGGGTAGGTAACACCCTAGAGTTCAAAGGTTAGatgatgaaaaaacacattgtatGTACTCTACACTACTAATAAAAGTGTGCAAACAGtgtattttatatgtaaaaataaacttgcaaTCTGCTTCAAAAGCTCTATTCTGTTGTCCGTATGATCCCAAAGTGAATAGCTGACTAAAATAAATTTTGGTCTACTAAAATGGACAGTGGTTCCCAACCCTTTTTGTCTCAAGTATCCCCGAGTGCACCCCCGATATGCTATGGTGTTCTTTTAGTCGCTAGCTCAACAGGTAAGTCATCTGACTTTCATCAACCTTTCTGAACTggtgtgaaaaactgaactgcaccaggccctgacatgatccacgtCTACcggctaaaaaaaacaaagcacaaatgaATCAACTGCTGAGGGATGGGATTCACCCTGAATAGCTAACCAAAGGGTGTATGTACATGGATCAATgcatgagcacagcacagaagggcattggcaaagataccaggggacCCAAACCGACCGAACAGTCGCCCGAGACTACAGAACCTGTCAGACTGAATGCCCAAAGATGTACAACATCAAtaggactctaagagccttcattgcaaacttgTTGAACATGTGGAAAACCAAACCCCTGCAAGGGATGTGCCACCAGAatataactgaagtggctgatatcaggaaatcctaccaatggcttgagagaaCTGGACTGAAGAAGCAAAGAGGCCTCGGacacaatccagcacataactgcagggtgtaagatgctgcagagaaagcatacatggagcggcgtaaacaagtggcgggcatagtgtacagaaacatctgtacAGAGTATGGACTGAtgaccccaaggtcaaggtggaaaacacctccaaaggtagtggagaatgatcgagccaagatcctgtggcttcagatacagactgacagaatggtgatggaccaactggacattgtggtagtggataaacaacagagcaaagccgttgtggtgaaCATTGCAGAACCAAGTGATggaaacatcaggaaaaaggaacatgagaaactagagaaataccaggggctcaaagaagagaaGGCCTGAAatgtgaaggtatcagtggtgcccgtggtcatcagaGCACTCAGGAcagacccccaaactggaggagtggctacagcagatcccaggaaaaacatcagacatctcagccCAGAAAAGCTTTTTAGgcaaaaatcagacaaaaataaaagtttttttttaattgcaaaataataaaagcagGCAtctttactctgagcaggcttgcatctcaacaaacctgactcttttaTATTATCCAAATCCTGTAGCTGACTttccaccttcagaaagttacattaaaatctgaaatgatTCCAAGTATCCCCTGGTAAATGCATCATATCCCAGACTGGGAAACACTGTGCTAAgatacaaacacacatgcacaacccacacacataaacacacaaacacacacagacacacccccacacagacacacactcacacacaattTTTACATACCTCCACTAAGCCCTGCAGGATCCGTACAAACATGACACATCCGTAGTGAACCCTGGCTGCAGACGGGATGAACATGTTCAGCACAGAGGTCAGAAAAATGGCCGCTCCAAACACTCTGAGgaagaaaacagaaaatgtgTCCTTGTAAATCACATACATTTGTCTTGTTAAGATTAGAAATGGGTTGGACAgaaattttcaaaaatgtattgttctgaaatgcatgagattgaCTAAAATATAAAGCCGGCTGTACCAAATTTTTCCATGTCTTTGAGCAAAAGTACAGCTATATCATATATGCAGTTGTTGTTAAGGTCAAATAAATCCACTGTGGGCTTGCATCTaataagaaagtgttttttttgtccaagaatcagaaagtgtgcagttagcatgctagcttttGTCAGCATtaccactctggcctctgaaagttgcgaaaagtgtttataaacacaatatacaaatacttaagtaaatgaCAGCACCCCAACATTACAAAGACAGCTCAATATTGTCTGATCATATCTCCATCCATCTCACAGTCTAAAGCTTTCTGTCAGTCTCTCAGTAGAACAGGTCTCACACCCAAACAATGTGATAACAGCAAACAATAAAGTCACAGGTTATACATGAATCACCACCAAAACTTACTAAAACCCAAACGATTGAAAGACACTAAATTCTATTCCAACAACACCAACTATAACACTGAAATATACTGttaattatttctttttaaatcagAATATGCAACAAATCTGTTTTTACTTATCAATGAACACATTAAgcaattttttttagctttgttttaGTCTAATCTGTGtgcctggtggcatcatccACTTGTCGCCATGaagatagttaagtttaatgccatactgtagaacaggggtctcaaactcaaattatctgccTCCTgtggaggcagagtctgggttaGGCTGGGtcgcatcaggtattccacaaaaaaaagctttgttaaaatcttctcaaacgtcattgttgttttcaacatacacacgcttctacacgcaacatgaTAATGCCACaccaacattaaactttcatattgtcctgcaggccacaaaatattgtctcGTGGCCTGCAATTGTCCCCCGGgcgcgagtttgagactcctgctgTAGAACAAtcaggcgaagcaataacatctctatgaccAGCAGATGGCGACAATCCAACTAGAAAGATGCCAGAGCAACTTTAAAAAGCAGAATTTATTGTGTGAAAATGTATACCAACTTAttacttatatttattaattatttttcagACAAGGATTGTGATTATATTTGCAATAAATATAGGATGATTCTGGTcaaagtgcacattgtaaagaACTTCAGGACTAaggtttaacatttgagagaagactgaaatatgaattgaTAAACTAATGCAggaatcccatgtatttcaaaacATGAGGTCTGAACTACAGAAGCACAATTTAAgaaataactgcagcctttgcgatttgaaAACTGTGCCAACTCAAATTTCAATTCTGATTATGAttaattgtgcagccctactaAACACAGTTATCAAATACTGCGTTTTTCCCTCATATCGTGTGGCCCAGTTCTACCCCCCTTCCTTGTTTTTCCGCCGGTGTGTAAGTGACACTTGTAATATTCCAGTAGCTGGTGTTTCAGGGAGAAATCAGAGGCAGGATCTTTCATTATTAACTCTGTCAGTGGCGTGTCCTCTTTTCCCGTGAAGCTTTTATTACAGCGTGGATATCTTCTTCATCAGCTCCGCTCCGCACACCACACCAGTACCTTTCACAATTATGGGGCTATGGACGAGATCTACCAACTCTATGGCATGTTTGgtctttgttttaaaaagtaacGTGTGAAAAAGGGATGCAGCTATATTATCAATATCATAGATATTCAAATTACGAAGTCTGGGTGCTTGGTTGGTTAAAAAGTGTGGAGTGAACTATGTAGACCATGATGCATTGAGAGATTAAAGGTAATGTAGTGGAttatatttcataaacattGACAATTTGTGTCTTCATATAGAAAACATTGGGTTTAATATATTCTGATGATTTACATACaattcaaaactttttttttttttttttacatgatatAAAGATGTTTATGCTAAGGTTGTTGTTTAAGTTGTTCTTTAAAgatgctctgtgtaacttttctggtagggatTACACCGCCTGCTGGTCAcaggatggcattaaacatttctaaactaataaatgtaaaagcaataacatctccatggagacaagcaagtgcaaaggtgcatagtgcatctttaaaccaaTACAGAGGCACACGATGCATAAGTACTTGTACTGGTACAATTAAACTTGGATATTGTTACAGTCCTATTTACCAGAGCTAAGCTCTAAGCGCCTGTGGTGTTAAAGTGTTAACTGACCTGTTGGCAGACAGCTTGTTGGAGATGAATCCTCCAGGTATTTGAGTGACAATGTAACCCCAGAAAAAGGAGCCATGGATCAGGCCGACTGTCTCTGGATCCCAGTTGAACTGAGCTTTCTGAAAAGACATAAAAAGGCAtccattaaaaatgttttagaaaGCTGACTAAGCCTTGATGTATCTAAGCTAGAATGGATCACAGGCTAGAGTACGTTAAGGGCAGTAGGATCTCAGGTGGGGAGATATTCAGCCTCAGTGTCCTTGACAgctcaaaatgtgtttgtgtgattttttacATAATGATTAAAGGTGCCACAGGAACAGTACAATATGTCTTAAATGGCACATAGGAACGTTACAATAATATCAGTTTTTAACAGTATCAAATTTTATGTTTGTTGaaattgtgacctgaataatcacaattataatTAACAGATTAATTTTGGCATTGCTAATTCTaattaatatataaaatgaCAATGTCAATGTCATGTATTTAAATAGTGTATTGGTATtgctatgtttattttttttaagcatgtCCCAAGCTCAGATAAAGAGAGCGTGCTGAgccaggaagggcatctgatgaaTTCCTATTCCTATTCATTCAACAGTTTCAACAACATATTAC
This genomic window contains:
- the slc17a8 gene encoding vesicular glutamate transporter 3; this encodes MPFEGLAGFKEKVFKPGKEEVKNSVGDSLGKIQRKIDGSNLDEEDIELTEDGRPVASTPREPPLLDCSCFGLPKRYIIAMLSGLGFCISFGIRCNLGVAIVEMVNNNTVYINGTPVIQKAQFNWDPETVGLIHGSFFWGYIVTQIPGGFISNKLSANRVFGAAIFLTSVLNMFIPSAARVHYGCVMFVRILQGLVEGVTYPACHGLWSKWAPPLERSRLATTSFCGSYAGAVIAMPLAGVLVQYVGWPSVFYVYGVFGFIWYIMWLLLAYGSPAAHPTITDEERLYIEAAIGESTSKQSATEKFKTPWRRFFTSMPVYAIIVANFCRSWTFYLLLISQPAYFEEVFGFPISKVGILSAVPHMVMTIVVPIGGQLADFLRTNKIMSTTNVRKLMNCGGFGMEATLLLVVGFSHTRAVAISFLVLAVGFSGFAISGFNVNHLDIAPRYASILMGISNGVGTLSGMVCPLIVGALTKHKTRLEWQNVFVIASMVHYSGVIFYAIFASGEEQEWADPENTSEDKLGIMDDDELAEEAELNSENSVAAKKSYGTADNSSGRREGWKKKRGATMQQEEEHYGNGDYQEGYQ